One window from the genome of Alosa alosa isolate M-15738 ecotype Scorff River chromosome 15, AALO_Geno_1.1, whole genome shotgun sequence encodes:
- the gpr171 gene encoding probable G-protein coupled receptor 171 — protein sequence MASSSNSSCVVNDNMEPFAAMYIVIFLVGMAGSLVSLWAFIRGRATKKCMSVYLINLLTSDFLLMLALPFKIAKDLGVDSVPFSVFQCQCSSVLIYINMYASITFLAFVSMNRYLQITQSSRLLHLQEPCFAGVMSAVVWLLVLFINVPNMAIPIEEKLPEAPFGCADLKTQLGKHWHLLSVFLGMAIFLNASAALFLSNGLVLKQLWGRRHAEPAERASVRQATVSIATVTGAYVLCFVPYHAVRMPYTFTQTNFIEDCELHRSLFLAKESTLLLAILHLCFDPVLYFYLSSSVRLKVTGVLSSMRSRAGDKEMAPAPELEQKLEP from the coding sequence ATGGCGTCCTCCTCCAACTCCAGCTGCGTGGTCAATGACAACATGGAGCCCTTTGCTGCCATGTACATTGTGATCTTCCTGGTAGGGATGGCTGGGAGTCTGGTGTCCCTCTGGGCCTTCATCCGCGGCCGAGCCACCAAAAAGTGCATGAGCGTCTATCTCATCAACCTGCTGACCTCCGACTTCCTGCTCATGCTCGCCCTTCCGTTCAAGATCGCCAAGGACCTGGGCGTGGACTCGGTGCCGTTCAGCGTCTTCCAGTGCCAGTGCAGTAGCGTGCTCATCTACATCAACATGTACGCCTCCATCACCTTCCTGGCCTTTGTGAGCATGAACCGCTACCTGCAGATCACCCAGAGCTCCCGTCTGCTCCACCTGCAGGAGCCGTGTTTCGCTGGCGTCATGTCCGCCGTGGTCTGGCTCCTGGTGCTCTTCATCAACGTGCCCAACATGGCCATCCCGATCGAGGAGAAGCTCCCCGAAGCGCCCTTCGGCTGCGCCgacctgaagacccagctcggGAAGCACTGGCACCTCCTGTCTGTCTTCCTGGGCATGGCCATCTTCCTCAACGCCTCGGCCGCGCTGTTCCTCTCCAACGGCCTGGTGCTGAAGCAGCTCTGGGGCCGGCGTCACGCCGAGCCGGCCGAGCGCGCCAGCGTGCGCCAGGCCACCGTCAGCATCGCCACGGTCACCGGGGCCTACGTGCTCTGCTTCGTGCCGTACCACGCCGTGCGCATGCCCTACACCTTCACCCAGACCAACTTCATCGAGGACTGCGAGCTCCATCGCTCTCTCTTCCTTGCCAAGGAGTCCACGCTCTTGCTGGCCATACTGCACCTGTGCTTCGACCCCGTCCTCTACTTCTACCTGTCCAGCTCGGTCAGGTTAAAAGTCACCGGGGTGCTCTCGAGCATGAGGAGCCGCGCCGGGGACAAAGAGATGGCACCTGCCCCTGAACTAGAGCAGAAGCTGgagccatga